In Salisediminibacterium beveridgei, one DNA window encodes the following:
- the rluF gene encoding 23S rRNA pseudouridine(2604) synthase RluF: protein MRINKYISESGKSSRRGADKLIEAGKVTLNGKPAKIGDQVEPGDEVLLNGEPVRVVEEKVYLALNKPVGITSTTERNVKGNIVDFVNHPLRIFHIGRLDKDSEGLILLTNDGDIVNEILRAENRHEKEYVVKVDKPITPEFVKAMSEGVEILDTKTLPCKITPLSKKEFNITLTQGLNRQIRRMCEALGYEVKRLQRIRIMNIHLGKLPVGQWRDLSKKELTELFKELDYTPKA, encoded by the coding sequence ATGCGCATTAATAAATACATCAGCGAATCAGGCAAATCCTCGAGGCGCGGGGCAGATAAGCTCATCGAAGCAGGAAAGGTGACGCTGAACGGAAAACCCGCCAAAATCGGGGATCAGGTTGAACCAGGCGATGAAGTTCTTTTAAACGGCGAACCCGTCCGCGTCGTCGAAGAGAAGGTTTACCTCGCCTTGAACAAACCGGTGGGGATTACCAGTACGACGGAAAGGAATGTAAAGGGAAACATCGTTGACTTTGTGAATCATCCCTTACGGATCTTTCATATCGGCCGCCTCGATAAGGATTCAGAAGGCCTGATCCTGCTCACCAACGACGGGGACATCGTCAACGAAATCCTCCGGGCCGAAAACAGACATGAAAAAGAATACGTCGTCAAAGTCGACAAACCGATCACGCCCGAATTCGTCAAAGCCATGTCTGAAGGTGTGGAAATCCTCGATACGAAAACACTGCCCTGTAAAATCACGCCGCTCTCCAAAAAAGAATTCAACATCACCCTGACACAAGGGCTGAACCGGCAGATCCGGCGCATGTGTGAAGCCCTCGGCTACGAAGTAAAACGACTGCAGCGCATAAGGATCATGAATATTCATCTCGGAAAACTGCCCGTCGGACAGTGGCGGGATTTATCGAAAAAAGAGCTCACAGAACTGTTCAAGGAATTGGACTACACACCGAAGGCTTGA
- a CDS encoding DMT family transporter — protein MRYTGVILVMLAAFFWGISGGIGDILMNKGWDPIVISFYRGAIGFICFSLWFLFHKELKWEISPRLVMWSLLAGIGVAGNFTFYFLSIEDSSISVAATLMYAAPVFVLLTSILLLLERSTLFKWLCIAGVVTGIILLTGAYNAGDSSVTLFGATTGLLAGVSYALFIFGFRNAALIGKLPTTLTIAFFSFCFILFLFMDKSVALDALSSSDIGWFLLVGIAGAGVPFIFYVFGLRRTAPTTASMVAMIEPVTASLFGLLIMGNQLSAIQFAGMGLILFTITFLSVRQSE, from the coding sequence GGATGGGACCCGATTGTGATCTCCTTTTATCGGGGAGCGATCGGATTTATTTGTTTTTCGCTTTGGTTTCTGTTTCACAAAGAGCTGAAATGGGAGATCTCACCCCGGCTTGTGATGTGGTCCCTTCTTGCAGGAATTGGTGTAGCTGGTAATTTCACGTTCTATTTTCTCAGTATCGAGGATTCGAGCATTTCAGTTGCAGCAACCTTGATGTATGCGGCTCCGGTTTTTGTATTGCTCACCTCGATTTTGTTATTACTCGAGCGGTCAACCTTGTTTAAATGGCTTTGTATTGCCGGTGTTGTGACGGGCATTATACTGCTCACGGGTGCGTATAATGCCGGTGACAGTTCAGTAACGCTTTTTGGCGCAACGACGGGGCTCTTGGCTGGAGTTTCCTATGCCTTGTTTATATTCGGATTCAGAAATGCGGCACTGATCGGAAAACTCCCAACGACGTTAACCATCGCTTTCTTTTCATTCTGTTTTATCCTGTTTCTGTTTATGGACAAAAGTGTTGCGCTGGATGCACTTTCGTCCAGTGACATCGGCTGGTTTCTTCTCGTAGGTATTGCCGGTGCCGGGGTCCCTTTTATATTTTATGTGTTCGGGCTTCGAAGAACAGCACCGACAACCGCCTCCATGGTAGCGATGATCGAACCGGTGACAGCATCCTTATTCGGTTTATTGATCATGGGCAATCAGTTATCGGCCATCCAATTTGCGGGGATGGGCCTTATCTTGTTTACGATCACGTTTCTCAGTGTAAGACAGTCGGAATGA